The genome window CAGATCGCCGAAAAAATTCTGAAGGAAATTCAGGACCGGCTGATGTTTTTAGTCAACGTCGGCCTGAATTACCTGAACCTGTCCCGCAGTGCCGAAACCTTATCAGGTGGCGAAGCCCAGCGTATTCGTTTAGCCAGTCAGATTGGTGCAGGTTTAGTGGGCGTGATGTATGTGCTGGACGAACCCTCTATTGGTTTACACCAGCGCGACAACGACAGATTATTAGGCACCCTGACGCATTTACGCGACTTGGGTAACACCGTCATAGTGGTAGAACATGACGAAGACGCAGTGCGCGCCGCCGACCATATTATCGACATTGGCCCTGGTGCCGGTGTGCATGGTGGTTATATTGTGGCGCAAGGCAGCCTGGAAGATATCAAAAACACCCCAGAGTCGTTAACAGGCCAGTATTTATCCGGCGTGCGTAAAATTGCGGTGCCAGACAAACGCCATGAAGGCAAAAAAGGCAAAGAATTGCGGGTGTTAGGCGCAACAGGCAACAACCTGAAAAACGTCGATTTGGAAATTCCTTTTGGCGTCATGACCTGTATCACAGGGGTATCGGGTTCTGGTAAATCTACCTTAATTAACGACACTTTATTCCGTGTAGCTCACCGTGTATTGAACAAAGGCGAAGGCGACGAACCTGCAGCCCACAAAGCCATTCAGGGCATGGAACATTTTGATAAATGTGTCGACATCGACCAAAGCCCGATAGGCCGTACGCCACGTTCTAACCCGGCAACCTACACAGGTATTTTCACTGCAGTACGGGATTTATTCGCTGGTACTCAGGAATCCCGTTCTCGTGGTTATCAGGTAGGACGTTTTAGTTTTAACGTCAAAGGCGGCCGTTGTGAAGCCTGTCAGGGCGACGGTATGATCAAGGTTGAAATGCACTTCCTGCCAGATGTGTACGTGCCATGCGACGTCTGTAAAGGCAAACGCTACAATCGCGAAACGCTGGAAGTGAAATACAAAGGTAAGAACATTCACGAAGTGCTGGAAATGACAGTGGAAGACGCTCACGAGTTTTTCGAAAGCATTCCGGCTATAGCCCGCAAACTGAAAACCCTGATGGACGTAGGTTTAACCTATATTCGCCTCGGCCAGTCGGCGACAACCTTGTCGGGCGGCGAAGCCCAACGGGTGAAACTGGCGCGCGAACTCAGTAAACGCGACACAGGCAAAACTCTGTATATCCTTGATGAGCCGACCACAGGTCTGCACTTCTTTGATATCCAGCAACTGCTAAACGTACTACATAAACTGCGCGACGCTGGTAACACCATAGTCGTGATTGAACACAACCTCGACGTGATCAAAACCGCAGACTGGGTGGTCGATTTAGGCCCTGAAGGCGGCAGCGGCGGCGGTGAAATTCTGATCGCAGGCACACCAGAACAAGTGGCAGCTTATGAGAAATCTTACACAGGGCATTATTTAAAGCCGCTGTTGGGGATGTAAATTCATGCACTTTGTAAGGGCGCGATGGATCTGCGC of Rheinheimera sp. MM224 contains these proteins:
- the uvrA gene encoding excinuclease ABC subunit UvrA codes for the protein MDKIDIRGARTHNLKNISLEIPRDKLVVITGLSGSGKSSLAFDTLYAEGQRRYVESLSAYARQFLSLMEKPDVDHIEGLSPAISIEQKSTSHNPRSTVGTITEIYDYLRLLFARVGEPRCPTHDLPLTAQTVSEMVDKVVAFPEGTKLMVLAPVVQERKGEHVKTLETLAAQGYIRARINGEICDLSDPPKLDLHKKHTIEVVIDRIKVRDDIKQRLAESFETALELSGGIAKVASMDDEKAPELIFSANFACPTCGYSMAELEPRLFSFNNPAGACQSCDGLGVKQYFDANKVIVSDELSLSGGAIRGWDKRNFYYFQMLKSLADHYGFELEVPFASLTKQHQQVILNGTGKTDIEFKYLNDRGDIIKRKHPFEGILPNMERRYHETESNAVREELAKYLASQSCPTCNGSRLREEARHVFIGKTTLPEVVELSIGDCLEFFRQLTLMGQKAQIAEKILKEIQDRLMFLVNVGLNYLNLSRSAETLSGGEAQRIRLASQIGAGLVGVMYVLDEPSIGLHQRDNDRLLGTLTHLRDLGNTVIVVEHDEDAVRAADHIIDIGPGAGVHGGYIVAQGSLEDIKNTPESLTGQYLSGVRKIAVPDKRHEGKKGKELRVLGATGNNLKNVDLEIPFGVMTCITGVSGSGKSTLINDTLFRVAHRVLNKGEGDEPAAHKAIQGMEHFDKCVDIDQSPIGRTPRSNPATYTGIFTAVRDLFAGTQESRSRGYQVGRFSFNVKGGRCEACQGDGMIKVEMHFLPDVYVPCDVCKGKRYNRETLEVKYKGKNIHEVLEMTVEDAHEFFESIPAIARKLKTLMDVGLTYIRLGQSATTLSGGEAQRVKLARELSKRDTGKTLYILDEPTTGLHFFDIQQLLNVLHKLRDAGNTIVVIEHNLDVIKTADWVVDLGPEGGSGGGEILIAGTPEQVAAYEKSYTGHYLKPLLGM